The proteins below are encoded in one region of Sphingobacterium sp. R2:
- the rlmH gene encoding 23S rRNA (pseudouridine(1915)-N(3))-methyltransferase RlmH, translating into MKITLLCIGKTDEKYLIEGIEKYTKRLKFYVNFNIVVLPDIKNVKSLSAEQQKDKEALLILKQLQPQDFVVLLDEHGKEFRSLEFSVYLEKMMIQSVQHLVFVIGGPYGFDQKIYDRAKSKISLSKMTFSHQMIRLFFTEQLYRALSIMKGEPYHHE; encoded by the coding sequence ATGAAGATAACATTACTTTGCATAGGTAAGACGGATGAAAAATACCTGATTGAGGGAATTGAAAAATATACGAAGCGATTAAAGTTTTATGTCAACTTTAATATTGTTGTTCTACCCGACATCAAAAATGTTAAAAGTCTTTCTGCTGAACAGCAGAAAGACAAAGAAGCCCTTTTGATTTTAAAGCAGCTACAGCCCCAAGATTTTGTTGTCTTATTGGATGAACATGGAAAAGAATTTAGATCTTTAGAGTTTTCTGTTTATCTGGAGAAGATGATGATACAAAGTGTCCAACATCTGGTGTTTGTTATAGGAGGGCCTTATGGTTTCGATCAAAAAATTTATGATCGAGCGAAGTCAAAAATCTCACTATCCAAAATGACATTTTCCCACCAAATGATCAGATTGTTTTTTACAGAGCAGCTATATCGAGCTTTATCCATTATGAAAGGCGAGCCTTATCATCACGAATAA
- the dnaB gene encoding replicative DNA helicase codes for MMNDSNFEANNTDNNKRGNYGERRTKLNNLVSGLGKLPPQAVDLEEAVLGALMLEKNALSEIIDILKPESFYKESHQKIFEAIFGLFQKTSPIDILTVTSELRRMGALEMVGGAYYITQLTDRVVSAANIEYHARIISQKYIQRELIKVSTEIINSSYDETSDIFDLLDHAEKSLFDIAQNNLRRDSRKMDDIMREAISNLEMLRDRTDGLTGVPSGLTALDRMTSGWQPSDLVIIAARPAMGKTAFVLSVARNAAVEHGKAVAVFSLEMSSVQLVNRLIAGETEIEQEKLKKGNLADHEWQQLHSRIGRLTDAPIIIDDTPALNVFEFRAKCRRLKAQYDIQMVIVDYLQLMHGKAEGKGGGNREQEIGSISRALKSVAKELNIPVLALSQLSRAVESRPGNSKRPMLSDLRESGSIEQDADMVLFLYRPEYYGLTEDEEGRPTAGVGEVIIAKHRNGETGIVPLRFVGKFVKFVDLEDEFSGLGGGDGFGDAPSTFSASALNPSPNFADDFSAGGFSGGITMPSRMNDMPDDAPF; via the coding sequence ATGATGAACGACAGTAATTTTGAAGCGAATAACACGGATAATAACAAACGGGGTAATTACGGCGAACGTCGTACCAAATTAAATAATTTGGTGAGTGGTTTGGGTAAACTTCCGCCGCAGGCAGTGGATCTTGAGGAAGCTGTTTTGGGAGCTTTAATGCTTGAAAAGAATGCGCTGAGCGAAATTATTGATATTCTCAAACCGGAATCATTCTACAAAGAATCACATCAAAAGATCTTTGAAGCGATTTTCGGTCTTTTTCAAAAAACTTCTCCAATTGATATATTAACCGTTACCTCGGAGCTTAGACGGATGGGGGCTCTTGAAATGGTCGGTGGTGCCTATTATATTACGCAATTGACAGATCGCGTGGTTTCGGCAGCTAATATTGAGTATCATGCACGTATTATTTCACAGAAATATATTCAGCGTGAGCTTATCAAGGTTTCTACGGAAATTATCAATAGTTCATATGATGAAACCTCAGATATTTTTGATCTTTTGGATCATGCCGAGAAAAGCTTATTTGATATCGCGCAGAATAACTTACGGAGAGATTCCCGAAAAATGGACGATATCATGCGTGAGGCGATTTCTAATCTTGAGATGCTGCGCGACCGTACAGATGGTTTAACCGGAGTGCCTTCTGGCTTAACAGCACTGGATCGTATGACATCCGGCTGGCAGCCTTCTGATCTTGTTATTATTGCGGCACGTCCAGCGATGGGAAAGACCGCATTTGTACTTTCTGTAGCGCGTAATGCCGCTGTGGAACATGGTAAGGCCGTTGCTGTATTCTCGCTGGAGATGTCGTCTGTTCAGCTTGTCAATCGTCTTATTGCCGGTGAAACCGAAATTGAGCAAGAAAAATTAAAAAAAGGAAATCTTGCTGACCATGAATGGCAACAATTACATTCGCGAATTGGTCGTTTAACGGATGCGCCTATTATTATTGATGATACGCCGGCGTTGAACGTGTTCGAATTTAGAGCTAAATGTAGGCGCTTAAAGGCACAATACGATATTCAAATGGTGATAGTCGATTACCTGCAGCTAATGCATGGAAAGGCTGAAGGTAAAGGTGGGGGGAATCGCGAACAAGAGATCGGTAGTATTTCACGTGCTTTGAAATCTGTGGCTAAAGAGTTAAATATTCCTGTGCTTGCATTGTCGCAGCTGAGTCGTGCCGTAGAGTCAAGACCAGGAAATAGTAAGCGTCCTATGTTGTCCGATTTACGGGAGTCTGGTTCTATTGAGCAGGATGCGGATATGGTTCTTTTCTTATATAGACCCGAATATTATGGTTTGACAGAAGATGAAGAGGGGCGTCCTACTGCCGGTGTCGGTGAAGTTATTATTGCAAAACACCGTAATGGGGAGACTGGAATTGTACCACTTCGCTTTGTGGGTAAATTTGTAAAGTTTGTGGATTTAGAAGATGAGTTTTCGGGTCTTGGTGGTGGAGATGGATTCGGCGATGCACCGTCCACATTTTCTGCTTCAGCATTGAATCCGTCACCAAACTTTGCTGATGATTTTAGTGCTGGTGGCTTCAGTGGAGGTATTACGATGCCATCTCGAATGAACGACATGCCTGATGATGCGCCATTTTAG
- the ubiE gene encoding bifunctional demethylmenaquinone methyltransferase/2-methoxy-6-polyprenyl-1,4-benzoquinol methylase UbiE: protein MTHDSSTLKPYKDTNDGKKKQVADMFDNISHSYDFLNHFMSLGIDIIWRKKAINALKSIKPQLMLDVATGTGDFALESIKILNPKKIIGVDISQGMLEVAKKKIASKGLENQFEIALGDSERLQFEDNTFDAVTVAFGVRNFENLEKGLSDIYRVLKPGGKAVILEFSNPKKFPIKQLYNFYFKFITPTIGKFFSKDSSAYEYLPESVAQFPDGEKFVAINKKAGFNETIVRPQTFGICTIYIATK, encoded by the coding sequence ATGACGCACGACTCTTCAACATTAAAACCCTATAAAGATACCAACGACGGTAAGAAAAAACAGGTAGCAGATATGTTTGACAATATCTCTCATTCCTATGATTTTTTAAACCACTTCATGTCTTTGGGTATTGACATTATATGGCGCAAAAAAGCCATCAATGCCTTAAAGTCCATAAAACCGCAACTGATGTTGGATGTAGCGACAGGAACCGGTGATTTTGCATTGGAATCAATTAAAATCTTGAATCCCAAAAAGATCATTGGGGTAGACATATCACAAGGAATGCTTGAGGTTGCCAAGAAAAAAATTGCAAGTAAGGGCCTCGAGAATCAATTTGAAATAGCACTAGGGGACTCCGAGAGGCTTCAATTTGAAGACAATACGTTCGATGCTGTTACCGTAGCGTTTGGTGTCCGGAACTTTGAGAACCTGGAAAAAGGCCTATCAGATATATACCGTGTCTTAAAACCCGGTGGAAAGGCTGTTATTTTAGAATTTTCGAATCCAAAGAAATTCCCTATTAAGCAGCTGTATAATTTTTATTTTAAGTTTATCACACCAACTATTGGAAAATTCTTTTCAAAAGATTCCAGTGCGTATGAATATTTACCAGAATCCGTTGCTCAATTTCCTGATGGAGAAAAGTTCGTTGCCATAAACAAAAAAGCAGGTTTTAACGAAACAATCGTTAGACCACAGACATTTGGCATCTGTACGATTTATATTGCTACAAAATAG
- a CDS encoding SDR family oxidoreductase gives MTKTVFITGASSGIGQACAEVLAKEGYNLLLCARRLNRLETLKNTLLASYPTIQIHIFELDVRNQERVAHQIDGLPAAWKKIHILINNAGLSQGLDPIQDGDIGDWDRMIDTNIKGLLYVSKAVIPLMDTENGAHIVNLGSIAGREVYPNGNVYCATKHAVDALTKAMRIDLLPQGIKVTSIDPGMVETEFSEVRFHGDREKAKNVYNGVQPLTGKDIAETILFVITRPAHVNINDLLIMPTAQATGTIVNRK, from the coding sequence ATGACTAAAACAGTTTTTATTACAGGAGCAAGTTCAGGCATCGGTCAAGCTTGCGCCGAAGTTTTAGCAAAAGAGGGTTATAATCTTTTACTTTGCGCGCGCAGGTTAAACCGTTTAGAAACATTAAAAAATACATTGCTCGCTTCCTACCCTACAATTCAAATCCATATTTTTGAACTTGATGTTCGAAACCAAGAACGGGTTGCGCATCAAATTGATGGTCTGCCAGCAGCATGGAAAAAAATACATATACTCATCAACAATGCGGGTCTAAGTCAAGGATTGGATCCCATCCAAGATGGTGATATCGGCGATTGGGACAGAATGATTGATACCAATATCAAAGGCCTATTGTATGTAAGTAAGGCCGTGATACCACTCATGGATACTGAAAACGGCGCTCATATTGTTAATTTGGGATCTATTGCGGGAAGAGAAGTTTATCCGAATGGAAATGTGTACTGTGCCACCAAACACGCTGTTGATGCGTTGACGAAAGCTATGCGTATTGATTTGCTACCTCAGGGGATTAAAGTAACCTCTATCGACCCAGGAATGGTGGAAACAGAGTTTTCGGAAGTTCGTTTCCATGGAGATCGCGAAAAAGCTAAAAATGTTTACAATGGTGTACAACCTCTTACAGGGAAAGATATTGCCGAAACGATCCTTTTCGTCATTACCAGACCGGCACATGTCAATATCAACGATCTATTAATAATGCCTACAGCGCAAGCAACGGGCACCATTGTCAATCGAAAATAA
- a CDS encoding GatB/YqeY domain-containing protein, whose amino-acid sequence MSLEIQINQDIKAAMIAKDTAKLRGLRAIKAAILLAKTEKGHAEDLNQEAEIKVLQKLVKQRRESAEIYKSQNREDLYEIEVEEEKVIEAYLPKQLSKEEVETIVKAIIAETGASSIKDMGKVMGATNQKLAGQADGKTISEVVKSLLA is encoded by the coding sequence ATGTCATTAGAAATACAAATAAACCAAGACATTAAAGCGGCAATGATCGCAAAAGACACGGCAAAATTACGTGGTTTACGTGCAATTAAAGCAGCTATCCTCTTAGCAAAGACAGAAAAGGGTCATGCCGAAGATCTTAACCAGGAGGCAGAGATTAAAGTTTTACAAAAACTTGTAAAACAACGTCGCGAATCTGCTGAAATTTATAAAAGTCAAAACCGCGAAGATCTTTATGAAATTGAAGTTGAGGAAGAGAAAGTAATTGAGGCTTATCTACCAAAACAGTTAAGCAAAGAAGAAGTAGAAACCATAGTCAAAGCAATTATCGCCGAAACAGGAGCTTCTTCCATTAAGGATATGGGTAAAGTGATGGGCGCCACTAATCAAAAGCTTGCTGGACAAGCAGATGGAAAAACCATCTCTGAAGTTGTTAAAAGTCTTCTTGCATAA
- a CDS encoding GNAT family N-acetyltransferase produces MAYQWNLKSFDELNTNELYRILKLRMEVFVLEQECLYPELDDKDFACLHLWTEQDDRIMAYTRLVPPGISYPQASIGRVIVAEEARGTGLSKKLMMHSIESLYKEFGEGEIQIGAQFHLKTFYEKLGFKQISEPYPDYGILHIDMIKPAI; encoded by the coding sequence ATGGCTTATCAGTGGAATCTAAAGAGTTTTGACGAACTCAACACGAATGAATTATATCGTATTTTAAAGCTTCGAATGGAAGTGTTTGTTTTGGAGCAAGAATGTTTATATCCTGAATTGGACGATAAAGATTTTGCTTGTCTACATCTGTGGACAGAACAAGATGATCGTATTATGGCATACACGAGATTAGTTCCTCCGGGCATTTCCTACCCACAGGCTTCCATTGGTCGCGTTATCGTCGCCGAGGAAGCGCGCGGAACCGGTCTGAGTAAAAAATTAATGATGCATTCTATCGAATCGCTCTATAAAGAATTCGGTGAAGGTGAGATACAGATAGGCGCGCAATTTCATTTAAAAACCTTTTATGAAAAATTAGGATTTAAACAAATCTCCGAGCCCTACCCCGATTATGGAATCCTTCATATTGATATGATTAAACCCGCAATTTAG